One genomic segment of Hordeum vulgare subsp. vulgare chromosome 2H, MorexV3_pseudomolecules_assembly, whole genome shotgun sequence includes these proteins:
- the LOC123428125 gene encoding receptor like protein kinase S.2-like, whose amino-acid sequence MDHPKNIVTQLIPEEHRSKWIARSNHNVKCFTEEEIRRFTNNYGIILGRGAFGEVYQGVLEDKSKVAVKKFIYNVKENFARELIVHREINHKNVVRLVGYCIDENALMVVMEYIPKGNLSNILHHDSSPIALDTRLRIAIECAEALGYMHSQMYTQVIHGDIKPANILLDDGLGAKISDFGISRLVNTENTLYTLNVIGSIGYMDPLFAQNGRLTAKSDVYSFGVVLLELITRKKARTDDGEIGLVESFIQSLSKGISRVKEMFDPEIVTSSDMKTTEEIARLAGKCLRMEHNKRPEMLEVAERLRKLRKAPHQVQERLALFSWVRKALAETPSLKSGSSSQNMKTGAPAETTPNTPSQENNTSNPKTGIVAPAKAALSQESVGTFIFRPTVTSQRFELDDLLRARAEILGMGIGTIGATYKATLDSGYELVVKRLRGVHLPKVEFEQQITLIGSIQNRHIVPLQWYYCKKDERLLVYDIIPMGSLAKALHGKGSGPAPLDWEQRLAISLAAARGVQAIHLAGPSSCHGNIKSSNILLTGTHDACVSEHGLITLVDMYSKASGYRAPELTSDRQVSQKTDVYSFGILLLELLTCKAPANSDMEGVHLAQWVRSVVHAEWTASVFDAELRGQEKDGKQECMVRLLWLALNCCSEYPNKRPTMPKVVQQIEEIERGSKLAPAKTPSLESSSSCQNVRTVAPAEKTSSQESSGSSPKTGIVAASKVTLSQVSRDSTQNVGTSIIGPTMTDQLFHLKDLLGASTEVLGKGTVGTTYRATLDSGYELVVKRLKDVDLGEAVFKRLVTLFGAIQNKHVAPLLTYYYSKDEKFLVYNAIPMGSLAKVLHGDQGSGPAPLDWEQRSAISLGAARGLAAIHLAGLSSCHGNIKSSNILLTGTDDACVSEHGLITLGVYYNASGYRAPEVTHNRWVSQKADVYSFGILMLELLSRKAPAKSIQNKQGMDLARWVCSITPEEWTEKVFDVELLGQEQKGGEVNCMLRFLQLALNCCSQYADWRPAMSYVVQQIEEIRQS is encoded by the exons ATGGATCATCCAAAAAATATAGTAACACAACTTATCCCAGAAGAGCATAGGTCGAAATGGATTGCACGTAGCAATCATAATGTGAAATGTTTTACAGAAGAGGAGATAAGAAGATTTACCAACAACTATGGAATTATACTTGGTAGAGGTGCTTTTGGAGAAGTTTATCAAGGAGTCCTTGAGGACAAAAGTAAGGTTGCAGTCAAGAAGTTTATCTACAATGTAAAAGAAAATTTTGCCAGAGAGTTGATCGTCCACCGTGAGATCAATCACAAGAATGTAGTAAGATTAGTCGGCTACTGTATAGATGAAAATGCTCTGATGGTGGTCATGGAGTATATTCCTAAAGGAAATCTGAGTAACATACTTCACCACGATAGTAGTCCCATCGCTTTGGATACACGGCTAAGAATTGCCATTGAATGTGCAGAAGCTTTGGGCTATATGCATTCACAAATGTATACTCAGGTCATTCATGGTGATATAAAGCCTGCTAATATACTGCTGGATGATGGACTCGGCGCAAAAATATCTGACTTTGGAATATCAAGACTAGTCAACACTGAAAATACTCTATATACTCTAAATGTGATAGGAAGTATAGGTTACATGGATCCTCTGTTTGCTCAGAATGGCCGCCTCACAGCAAAGAGTGATGTATATAGTTTTGGAGTTGTGCTCCTGGAATTGATAACCAGAAAAAAAGCAAGAACAGATGATGGGGAGATTGGCTTGGTTGAAAGCTTTATTCAATCCCTTTCAAAAGGGATTAGCAGGGTGAAGGAGATGTTTGATCCTGAAATTGTAACATCGAGCGACATGAAGACTACCGAAGAGATTGCTAGGTTGGCAGGTAAATGCTTGAGGATGGAACACAACAAACGCCCTGAGATGTTAGAAGTTGCAGAACGCCTTCGAAAACTTAGAAAGGCTCCACATCAGGTACAAGAAAGACTAGCTCTGTTTTCTTGGGTGAGAAAAGCTCTAGCTGAAACACCATCGCTGAAAAGCGGTAGCAGtagccaaaacatgaaaactggaGCTCCCGCGGAAACAACGCCAAACACACCATCACAAGAAAACAATACGAGTAACCCGAAAACAGGCATTGTGGCTCCAGCCAAAGCGGCACTATCACAGGAAAGTGTGGGAACTTTTATTTTTAGGCCAACAGTGACTAGCCAAAGGTTCGAGCTGGACGACCTACTTCGAGCACGGGCTGAAATTCTGGGCATGGGCATAGGCACAATCGGGGCAACATACAAAGCAACGCTTGATAGTGGATATGAGCTGGTGGTCAAGAGGCTGAGGGGTGTGCACTTGCCGAAGGTGGAGTTTGAGCAGCAAATCACGCTTATCGGCTCCATCCAGAACAGGCACATTGTGCCACTACAGTGGTATTACTGTAAAAAGGATGAGAGGTTGCTAGTGTATGATATCATCCCTATGGGCAGCCTAGCAAAAGCACTTCATGGTAAAGGTTCTGGCCCAGCTCCACTGGACTGGGAGCAGCGGTTGGCTATCTCACTAGCTGCTGCGCGGGGTGTGCAGGCTATCCATTTAGCTGGACCATCGAGCTGCCATGGCAACATCAAGTCTTCTAACATCCTGCTCACAGGAACCCACGATGCATGTGTGTCGGAGCACGGCCTGATAACACTAGTTGACATGTATTCCAAGGCCTCGGGCTACCGTGCGCCTGAACTCACTAGCGATAGGCAGGTTTCTCAGAAAACCGACGTGTATAGCTTTGGCATCCTACTGCTGGAGCTTCTGACCTGCAAGGCTCCGGCAAATAGTGATATGGAGGGAGTTCATTTGGCACAGTGGGTGCGTTCCGTTGTTCATGCTGAGTGGACAGCGTCGGTCTTCGACGCGGAGCTCCGAGGACAGGAGAAGGACGGGAAACAAGAGTGCATGGTGCGACTTTTGTGGCTTGCCTTAAACTGTTGCAGTGAATATCCCAACAAGAGGCCTACAATGCCTAAAGTTGTGCAGCAAATCGAAGAGATTGAAAGAGGAAGTAAACTAGCTCCAGCCAAAACACCATCTCTGGAAAGCAGTAGCAGTTGCCAAAACGTGAGAACTGTAGCTCCAGCTGAAAAGACGTCATCACAAGAAAGCAGTGGCAGTAGCCCCAAAACGGGAATTGTGGCTGCATCCAAAGTGACACTATCACAGGTAAGCCGTGATAGTACACAAAATGTGGGAACTTCTATCATTGGGCCGACAATGACAGACCAATTGTTCCACCTGAAAGACCTGCTTGGGGCATCGACTGAAGTTCTGGGCAAGGGTACAGTCGGGACAACATACAGAGCAACACTAGATAGTGGATATGAGCTGGTGGTCAAGAGGCTGAAAGATGTGGACTTGGGGGAGGCGGTCTTTAAGCGGCTTGTCACGCTGTTTGGTGCCATCCAGAACAAACACGTAGCGCCACTTCTAACGTATTACTATAGCAAGGACGAGAAGTTCCTAGTGTATAATGCCATCCCCATGGGCAGCCTAGCAAAAGTACTCCACG GTGACCAAGGTTCTGGCCCAGCTCCATTGGACTGGGAGCAGCGGTCAGCCATCTCACTTGGTGCTGCGCGCGGTTTGGCGGCGATCCACTTAGCTGGACTATCGAGCTGCCATGGCAACATCAAGTCTTCCAACATCCTGCTCACCGGCACTGACGACGCATGTGTGTCAGAGCACGGCCTGATAACACTTGGTGTGTATTACAATGCCTCCGGTTACCGCGCACCTGAGGTCACCCACAATAGGTGGGTCTCTCAGAAAGCTGATGTGTATAGCTTTGGCATCCTGATGCTGGAGCTTCTCAGCCGGAAGGCTCCAGCAAAGAGCATACAGAATAAGCAGGGAATGGATTTGGCACGGTGGGTGTGTTCCATCACACCTGAGGAGTGGACAGAGAAGGTGTTCGACGTGGAGCTCCTAGGGCAGGAGCAGAAGGGCGGGGAAGTGAACTGCATGTTGCGATTTCTGCAGCTCGCCCTAAATTGTTGCAGTCAATATGCCGACTGGAggcctgcaatgtcttatgtcgtgcagcAGATTGAGGAGATCCGACAATCCTGA